In the genome of Croceimicrobium hydrocarbonivorans, one region contains:
- a CDS encoding T9SS type A sorting domain-containing protein: MKTIFLSTVLSLCLLFSFNLKGQYQLLAADPSNDGANPQLADGTHFAYYYDAQSDSIHFRVELNSLSPSMASGFGCNVMVNLFSTEPTFNFWGQDNQLPYHYLLTAWVTGSPPSNYTGTIGIADASGVNAQNYTNLYQNNVQIVIEPNLTRVSFVVKREDIMPARFQSPSTGILSASVAAAVGSNQSWNDDLFDPDSRIQIDMNGIGLEENTNSTFHLYPNPCSGQLYLDLDKDQLIQIIDAQGRVLQSLTYTHGQALDLSFLKAGLYQIRTATGQYQSFIRQ; this comes from the coding sequence ATGAAAACGATTTTCCTTTCCACCGTATTAAGCCTTTGCCTTTTGTTCTCCTTCAATCTCAAGGGTCAATATCAACTCTTGGCCGCGGACCCTTCTAATGATGGAGCCAATCCTCAATTAGCCGATGGCACCCACTTCGCTTACTACTACGATGCGCAAAGTGACAGCATTCATTTCCGCGTGGAGCTCAATAGCCTTAGCCCCAGCATGGCTAGCGGCTTTGGCTGCAATGTGATGGTGAACTTATTCAGCACTGAACCCACCTTTAATTTCTGGGGACAGGATAATCAGCTTCCCTACCATTATTTGCTTACTGCTTGGGTAACGGGCAGTCCGCCCTCTAATTATACCGGAACTATTGGTATTGCCGATGCAAGTGGAGTTAATGCTCAAAACTACACCAACCTCTACCAAAACAATGTTCAAATTGTAATTGAACCCAATCTTACTCGAGTAAGCTTCGTGGTTAAGCGCGAGGATATTATGCCCGCCCGCTTTCAATCGCCTTCGACTGGCATTTTAAGTGCCTCCGTTGCTGCGGCAGTGGGTTCCAATCAGTCCTGGAACGATGATCTCTTTGATCCGGACAGTCGCATTCAAATTGACATGAATGGCATTGGACTAGAGGAAAACACAAATTCTACTTTCCATTTGTATCCCAATCCTTGTTCAGGGCAGCTCTACCTTGATTTAGACAAGGATCAGCTCATTCAAATAATAGACGCACAAGGGCGGGTTCTCCAAAGCTTGACTTATACACATGGCCAAGCGCTAGACCTGAGCTTTCTAAAGGCTGGGCTTTATCAGATTCGCACGGCCACTGGTCAATACCAAAGCTTTATCCGCCAATAA
- a CDS encoding helix-turn-helix domain-containing protein: MHPERTQYIYPAYCNWLMTFSAAEIIPFIVCFQGILFALFLMLSKRPTVKYQNRFLALFFLSLSAQALVMILRNQAVLPTFWYDNFCFFGFLYGPLLYLFVKNSLERDSGFQGQDLLHFIPAVLIFFSPLFNFPFCQGWGILLYASLAFYNLFSLWALRRYHRIVLETRSLPQGANASWLLWPILLFMLVVLIDFLDILFINVNLTLGISLTSVSILALVNYFFLKALWAPELFRGTDAQERHMHAEIQKVEAESDLEPDEREEQDLMRIKNWISSEEPFLEPDLSLAQLADQLAMSPRYLSSLINQYEQKNFMTFINEYRIEKAKRLLTENEDPGFTIAEAMFGSGFNSKSSFNTLFKKLVGQTPSEYRKNLKSKPEPKNVS; the protein is encoded by the coding sequence ATGCATCCGGAAAGGACGCAGTACATTTACCCCGCTTATTGCAACTGGCTTATGACTTTTAGCGCGGCAGAGATTATTCCCTTTATTGTTTGCTTTCAAGGCATACTATTCGCCCTCTTTTTAATGCTGTCTAAAAGGCCAACCGTGAAGTATCAAAATCGCTTTTTGGCCCTCTTTTTTCTCAGTTTAAGTGCTCAGGCCTTGGTAATGATTCTGCGAAATCAAGCAGTGCTTCCCACTTTTTGGTACGATAATTTTTGCTTCTTCGGATTTCTGTACGGTCCCTTGCTCTACCTTTTTGTGAAGAATAGCTTGGAGCGGGATAGTGGATTTCAAGGACAGGATTTGCTGCATTTCATTCCGGCGGTATTGATCTTTTTTAGTCCGCTGTTTAATTTTCCATTTTGTCAGGGTTGGGGAATCTTGCTTTATGCCAGTCTAGCTTTTTACAATCTGTTTAGTCTTTGGGCCTTGCGGCGCTATCATCGTATAGTTTTAGAAACGCGCTCCTTGCCACAAGGTGCAAATGCCTCTTGGTTGTTGTGGCCTATTTTACTCTTTATGTTGGTGGTGCTCATTGATTTTCTGGATATCCTCTTTATCAATGTGAACTTGACGCTGGGCATTAGTCTTACTTCGGTAAGCATTTTGGCCTTGGTGAATTACTTCTTCTTAAAGGCGCTGTGGGCTCCGGAATTATTTAGAGGTACTGATGCGCAGGAGCGCCATATGCATGCAGAAATTCAGAAGGTGGAGGCCGAATCTGACTTAGAGCCTGATGAGCGGGAAGAGCAGGATTTAATGCGGATAAAGAACTGGATTAGTAGCGAGGAGCCCTTTTTGGAGCCCGATCTGAGTTTAGCGCAATTGGCCGATCAACTAGCCATGAGTCCGCGCTATTTGTCGAGTCTCATCAATCAGTATGAGCAGAAGAACTTCATGACCTTTATTAATGAATACCGCATAGAGAAAGCTAAAAGGCTACTGACCGAAAATGAAGATCCCGGTTTTACCATTGCGGAAGCGATGTTTGGCTCCGGTTTTAATTCCAAATCCTCTTTCAATACCCTATTTAAAAAATTGGTAGGGCAAACGCCGAGTGAGTATCGGAAGAATTTGAAGTCAAAACCGGAGCCTAAGAATGTCTCTTGA
- a CDS encoding LuxR C-terminal-related transcriptional regulator → MQFINPLLRVSLLVFLFWPQIVFSQSENESIQKLRNSIYAQPAKSYALADSLLHHAKLDPQQQVELWNLKGGAAWLEGRLSQSSKDYVIGIQLADKLGFPEERIRMEGNLANVFNDLGAYRLAKSYYKKGFNSLIHANSLLNIATVYLRESELDSAQFFLDKALIEYQNQASIEGQALCHSNYARLYLARADWPKARKHLQKSDSLFEGGPNVKMQVTNEIIAWNLELKEQPQSFDVAGLRKSLLKCQAASFRELARDAHSILYQWFRGRNSDSALYHLRAKLHLDSSLTGNQDRNITMLVENFYQAQLKLENLRNEKEEMRIQELLQEESYGRQKLILSLLFVVMISLGLGLYIQQKTKNLRLSQRMKQIENEKLNQEVLHQKKLHEEQAKLIHFKEKELLSYSLKEAQLREEFQELRTKIREGHSSSDLLRIVKGAQRKWDSWENFNRHFQSVHQDFFKSLSAEHSLSSKELRISALSVLGLSAKEMSEILGIKPSSVDIARHRLKKKLDLEPDLSLTEYLRKFIK, encoded by the coding sequence ATGCAGTTCATAAATCCCCTCCTTAGAGTTTCTCTTTTAGTGTTTTTGTTTTGGCCGCAAATCGTCTTTAGCCAATCCGAAAACGAAAGCATTCAAAAGCTTCGCAATTCCATTTATGCCCAACCAGCTAAAAGTTATGCCTTAGCAGATAGCCTGCTTCATCATGCCAAATTAGATCCTCAACAGCAAGTAGAACTCTGGAACCTAAAAGGTGGCGCGGCCTGGCTCGAGGGCCGATTAAGTCAGAGTAGCAAAGACTATGTGATCGGCATTCAATTGGCCGACAAATTGGGTTTCCCCGAAGAGCGTATTCGCATGGAAGGAAATTTAGCCAATGTCTTTAATGATCTTGGTGCCTATCGCCTGGCGAAGAGCTATTATAAAAAGGGCTTCAACAGCTTAATCCATGCCAATTCCCTACTCAATATTGCAACCGTATATCTCCGGGAAAGCGAACTGGACTCCGCGCAATTCTTTTTAGATAAGGCCTTGATCGAGTATCAGAACCAGGCTTCCATTGAAGGTCAGGCTTTATGCCATTCCAATTACGCACGACTCTATTTGGCTCGGGCCGATTGGCCGAAAGCACGCAAGCACCTGCAAAAATCAGATTCGCTCTTTGAGGGCGGTCCTAATGTAAAAATGCAAGTCACCAACGAAATCATTGCCTGGAACCTCGAATTGAAAGAGCAGCCCCAAAGCTTTGATGTCGCCGGCCTGCGAAAAAGCCTCCTAAAATGTCAAGCGGCTTCTTTTCGGGAATTAGCGCGTGATGCCCATTCCATCTTATACCAATGGTTCCGCGGTCGAAATAGCGATTCAGCGCTCTACCATCTTCGCGCCAAGCTACACCTCGACTCTAGTCTTACCGGCAATCAGGATCGGAATATCACCATGCTAGTGGAAAATTTCTATCAGGCACAACTAAAACTAGAAAACCTCCGCAATGAAAAGGAAGAAATGCGGATTCAAGAACTCCTTCAAGAAGAAAGCTATGGAAGGCAAAAGCTCATATTAAGTCTCCTTTTTGTGGTGATGATCAGCTTAGGACTGGGACTGTATATCCAACAGAAGACCAAAAACCTGCGCCTCAGTCAACGTATGAAGCAGATTGAAAATGAAAAGCTTAACCAAGAGGTACTGCACCAAAAGAAATTGCATGAAGAGCAAGCCAAGCTTATTCATTTTAAAGAAAAAGAACTCTTGTCCTATAGCTTGAAGGAGGCCCAACTGAGAGAAGAATTCCAAGAGCTTCGAACTAAAATCCGAGAAGGGCATTCCAGCTCAGACCTCCTGCGCATTGTAAAAGGAGCCCAGCGAAAATGGGATAGCTGGGAGAATTTTAACCGCCATTTCCAATCGGTGCATCAAGACTTTTTTAAGTCTTTAAGTGCAGAACATTCCTTAAGCAGCAAGGAACTTCGCATTAGTGCTTTGAGTGTTTTAGGGCTTAGCGCGAAGGAAATGAGCGAAATATTGGGTATAAAACCCAGTTCGGTAGATATCGCAAGGCATCGTTTAAAGAAAAAACTCGATTTAGAGCCAGACCTTTCCCTCACCGAATACCTCCGAAAGTTCATCAAATGA
- a CDS encoding T9SS type A sorting domain-containing protein, with amino-acid sequence MKRFLFGLIFLCPLFSNASHIANGYMEYRIDANLMLHVELHLHQDLDNGIAVPTTPRNISGPLNFSLIYDPNRSREFEFNDLDCGTKYNYKEFVYFGSISIANLTPIAQGYSFSYDIGACLSQPTNISSCMNFRVEFSIFPKPDASGNLAWHPHSNIGANRLPIAAAYSNIRNFIDLVDEFQITGVDSSSSFLVLPNDPTGTVTYDTGYSATLPFPDLSESPTNGPLEYYNDQSLVVFGAQKGSFTPGLYGFAKSQEYYSDGVLVSRNSLFGGVVIDGADTNITPIQMQIISPDSTFMETSGPTVLNYELNIGDSLVIDFNSSSTEQVDLVLMDSLLLDPASMGIPAGSNFAFPVLTSLNANGNFRSELSNKVRFHWAPKGDNFLLGPDRYSFNFLVTLDTCGAVPKVLHLNFLLKRPAQILSNRQAVDSLLNCGNFSRNISVNYPYSDTLYWKPGNWVYDSTQRSTYTLPGNNGWLYLVNTDGLALDSVYIDSSSTNGSSNLSSGSNKIIVNNSPNPSQFQSWTISNSISIQSPTIDTLDFLGSGTYSVFSDPGPSYCQFQSDTIAVTEGNLWSSNISVGRFNKMAQDQVRLVDGDSGKSYSMALRMPNDARIFEEFFVFGFRNKKPASPISLQLEISTNQGFNQILQQNISNEEYLKFPVNFVIDSSTVVNIQISAPEQLELQMIESNDSLISINYLNFSQFKEWNLDPSGNTVSQASNLRFPLGIKYQGTIGIPETGSSNFSLFPNPSQGTLHLHSKIAHGKVPYQIYSSNGQLMQSGTVAGRDITWNLNNYSPGLYILKIEGESHRFLIQK; translated from the coding sequence ATGAAACGCTTCCTTTTTGGACTAATCTTCCTATGTCCCCTATTCTCAAATGCCAGCCATATCGCTAATGGCTACATGGAATACCGCATTGATGCTAACTTAATGCTCCATGTGGAATTACACTTACATCAAGACCTGGACAATGGTATAGCGGTTCCCACTACACCAAGAAACATATCAGGTCCTTTAAATTTCAGCCTTATCTATGACCCTAATCGTAGCCGTGAATTTGAATTTAATGACCTCGATTGTGGCACAAAATATAATTACAAAGAGTTCGTCTACTTTGGAAGCATAAGCATTGCCAATCTAACACCAATTGCCCAAGGATATTCTTTTTCCTACGACATTGGTGCTTGTTTAAGCCAGCCCACGAACATTAGCAGCTGCATGAATTTCAGAGTGGAGTTTAGCATTTTCCCAAAGCCCGATGCGAGCGGAAATTTAGCTTGGCATCCCCACAGTAATATTGGAGCTAATCGATTACCAATTGCAGCGGCTTACAGCAATATTCGTAATTTCATTGATCTGGTTGACGAGTTTCAAATCACGGGCGTCGATAGTTCTAGCTCCTTCTTGGTCCTACCAAATGACCCTACAGGGACGGTAACTTACGACACTGGCTATTCTGCAACATTACCTTTTCCAGACCTATCAGAAAGTCCTACCAATGGACCACTGGAATATTACAATGATCAAAGCTTAGTTGTTTTTGGTGCGCAAAAAGGAAGCTTCACCCCCGGTCTCTATGGCTTTGCTAAAAGTCAAGAATACTATTCGGATGGTGTACTTGTGTCTCGAAACTCATTGTTCGGCGGAGTAGTTATTGATGGTGCCGACACCAATATAACACCCATACAGATGCAAATCATAAGTCCAGACTCCACCTTCATGGAAACTAGCGGACCAACTGTATTAAACTATGAGTTAAATATTGGCGACAGTTTAGTGATTGACTTTAATAGCAGCTCAACCGAGCAAGTCGACCTAGTATTAATGGACAGTCTTTTACTAGACCCTGCTTCCATGGGAATACCGGCCGGAAGCAATTTTGCCTTCCCAGTATTAACGAGTTTAAATGCCAATGGAAATTTCCGAAGTGAGTTAAGCAATAAAGTTCGTTTCCATTGGGCTCCAAAAGGGGATAACTTTCTTTTGGGACCGGACCGATATAGCTTTAATTTTCTGGTAACACTAGACACCTGTGGTGCCGTGCCGAAGGTCTTACATTTAAACTTTCTACTTAAGAGACCCGCTCAAATTTTAAGCAATCGTCAAGCAGTAGATAGCCTGCTTAACTGTGGTAACTTTAGTCGAAATATCTCTGTAAACTACCCCTATTCTGATACTCTTTATTGGAAGCCAGGAAACTGGGTTTATGATTCTACTCAACGATCAACCTATACGCTACCCGGAAACAATGGCTGGCTTTATTTAGTGAATACAGATGGACTAGCTTTGGATTCGGTTTACATCGATTCCAGCAGCACAAACGGAAGTAGCAATTTAAGCTCTGGTAGCAATAAAATAATTGTAAACAATAGCCCTAATCCCAGTCAATTCCAATCCTGGACTATTTCCAATAGTATTTCCATTCAAAGTCCGACAATAGACACTCTCGACTTCCTTGGTTCGGGAACTTACTCCGTTTTTAGTGACCCCGGACCTAGCTACTGTCAATTTCAATCCGATACCATCGCTGTTACTGAAGGAAATCTTTGGTCTTCCAATATAAGCGTCGGGCGATTTAATAAAATGGCTCAAGATCAGGTTCGCTTGGTGGATGGTGATTCCGGTAAGAGTTACAGCATGGCTTTGCGCATGCCTAATGATGCACGCATTTTTGAAGAGTTTTTTGTTTTTGGATTTCGCAATAAAAAGCCTGCTTCCCCCATCAGCCTTCAGTTAGAAATAAGCACCAATCAAGGTTTCAACCAGATTCTTCAGCAAAATATCAGCAACGAAGAATACCTGAAATTCCCGGTAAACTTTGTGATTGACTCTTCCACTGTAGTTAACATACAAATTAGTGCTCCTGAGCAATTAGAACTTCAGATGATCGAGAGTAATGACAGCTTGATCAGTATCAATTACCTCAATTTCTCACAATTCAAAGAATGGAATCTGGATCCTTCCGGGAATACCGTCAGTCAAGCAAGTAACCTAAGATTCCCATTAGGAATAAAGTACCAAGGAACTATTGGCATCCCAGAAACAGGCTCAAGTAATTTCAGCTTATTCCCCAATCCCAGTCAAGGAACCTTACACCTACACAGCAAAATAGCCCATGGAAAAGTTCCGTATCAGATATACAGTAGCAATGGCCAATTAATGCAAAGTGGCACTGTTGCAGGTAGAGATATCACCTGGAACCTGAATAATTACAGCCCCGGCCTTTACATCTTGAAAATTGAAGGGGAAAGTCATAGATTTTTGATTCAGAAATAA